A genome region from bacterium includes the following:
- a CDS encoding MTH1187 family thiamine-binding protein encodes MNTNARMEISVYPLGTCSPGISREVSPVLEVLDSCGLPHEVSVMGTIVEGSPDDLFNLARRLHDVVFSDTVRRVVTIIRIDERR; translated from the coding sequence GTGAATACGAACGCCCGTATGGAAATCAGCGTTTATCCGCTCGGCACCTGCAGCCCGGGAATATCGAGGGAAGTCTCCCCGGTTCTGGAGGTGCTCGATTCATGCGGGCTGCCCCACGAGGTATCGGTTATGGGTACGATTGTCGAGGGAAGCCCCGATGACCTTTTTAACCTGGCGCGGCGGCTCCATGATGTCGTGTTTTCCGATACCGTCAGGCGTGTGGTAACCATTATCAGGATTGACGAGCGCAGGTAA
- a CDS encoding PAS domain-containing protein: protein MKGRGIKKTRDWMIVRWMLILRPAIVTATLGMAIITLPQDVINKTPIAIIVLGTYLLTLLYWLSHYMLGTSRPLLAIQISFDIFLITVIIVTINYAAGGYDASFVGFYFLSIMCASLFFRRLYTFFFSLLAIVFFLSSVFVICPFLDPFFIAEDTRNSIILQTFMFSALIIAVGFFSSYFAERVIKKDTALISALKLLKRARLDTTDILQCMTNGLIAVDSSGSIMYMNRAAKRILQIGNAIIEGKRYNGIFGKCSGELVKIIEHGLREPIQPSEMEITISPPKGDPLPIGLTLVTLYDTDGSSRGIIVNFKDLTEKNKLLEMIRQSDRMAAIGELSAAIAHEIKNPLASICSAVELLSESVDTSDPHNIKLMKIIEKESARLQLISADFLQFARIQTPHIQMVDIGAIIEDVLVLIENDPRNTETVIVRNLVNGGTVALFDPDHLKQILINLIINSLENLAGTGEIELAIEDGEYPENEYVRLVVSDTGTGFPKEALGHMFEPFFSTKKEGTGLGLAIVRKMVISNNGRVFAQNRVNGGAEVALDLPLKGAD, encoded by the coding sequence ATGAAAGGAAGAGGGATAAAAAAAACCAGGGACTGGATGATCGTCCGGTGGATGCTCATACTGAGACCGGCAATTGTCACCGCAACCCTCGGAATGGCGATTATAACCCTCCCGCAGGATGTCATCAACAAAACGCCCATCGCCATTATCGTGCTGGGAACATACCTTCTCACGCTTCTCTACTGGTTAAGCCATTACATGCTGGGGACTTCACGGCCTCTTCTCGCCATACAGATATCATTCGATATTTTTCTCATAACGGTGATCATTGTCACGATCAACTATGCAGCCGGCGGATATGATGCCTCGTTTGTCGGGTTTTATTTTCTCTCGATCATGTGTGCATCGCTCTTTTTCCGGCGGTTGTACACGTTTTTCTTTTCCCTGCTGGCGATTGTATTTTTCTTGTCCTCCGTTTTTGTTATCTGTCCGTTTCTTGATCCCTTTTTTATCGCGGAAGATACCAGGAACAGTATTATCCTCCAGACATTCATGTTCAGCGCGCTCATTATCGCTGTCGGCTTCTTTTCAAGCTATTTTGCCGAGCGGGTCATAAAAAAAGACACAGCCCTCATCAGTGCGCTGAAGCTTCTTAAAAGAGCGAGGCTCGATACAACGGATATTCTTCAGTGTATGACCAACGGTCTGATTGCGGTGGACAGCTCGGGTTCGATCATGTACATGAACCGCGCGGCAAAAAGGATTCTTCAGATCGGAAATGCCATAATTGAAGGAAAACGGTATAATGGAATATTTGGTAAATGCTCCGGCGAGCTGGTGAAGATTATCGAGCACGGACTCCGTGAACCGATCCAGCCCTCTGAGATGGAAATTACGATATCCCCTCCGAAAGGAGACCCGCTTCCCATCGGATTAACCCTGGTGACGTTATATGATACGGATGGCAGCAGCAGGGGAATTATTGTCAATTTCAAGGACCTCACCGAAAAGAACAAGCTCCTCGAAATGATCCGTCAATCCGACAGGATGGCAGCCATTGGCGAGTTATCCGCGGCAATCGCCCACGAGATAAAGAATCCCCTCGCCTCGATATGCAGCGCTGTCGAACTTCTTTCCGAAAGCGTTGATACCAGCGATCCGCATAATATAAAACTGATGAAAATCATTGAAAAAGAATCCGCCCGCCTGCAGCTTATCAGCGCCGATTTTTTACAATTTGCCCGGATACAGACCCCTCATATCCAGATGGTCGATATCGGCGCCATAATAGAGGATGTTCTTGTCCTGATAGAGAACGATCCCCGGAATACCGAAACCGTTATCGTCAGAAACCTCGTCAACGGCGGGACGGTTGCGCTGTTCGATCCCGATCATCTGAAACAGATTCTGATCAACCTCATCATCAACAGCCTTGAAAACCTTGCCGGTACCGGTGAAATAGAATTGGCCATCGAGGATGGTGAATATCCTGAAAATGAGTACGTAAGGCTTGTCGTGAGCGATACGGGTACGGGATTCCCCAAAGAAGCTCTCGGACATATGTTTGAGCCGTTCTTTTCCACAAAAAAGGAGGGAACGGGCCTCGGACTGGCAATCGTTCGTAAAATGGTGATAAGCAATAACGGGCGCGTTTTTGCGCAGAACAGGGTAAATG
- a CDS encoding RNA methyltransferase, which yields MRGKNKNFDNIHIVLVEPKVPGNVGAAARAMKNMGLSRLVLVNPWFRDHPQARYMAHNSEDILDSAEVFSSLGEAVGSSVLVVGTTQRRRHGVPFMNPRQAAAEILESAGSGPVSILFGREDCGLLNDELSCCQIISTIPSSEAQPSLNLAQAVMVYACEIFTARYPGGGSPQDFAPAEEIAALYDHLRTSLTTLGLKQWNDGDNYMKSLRRVFSRTRLERRDVATVHKLCGEIDKYAIRVREDMKKEQDQ from the coding sequence ATGCGTGGAAAAAATAAGAATTTCGATAACATACACATCGTTCTCGTCGAACCGAAAGTTCCGGGTAATGTGGGTGCGGCCGCCCGCGCCATGAAGAATATGGGGCTCAGCAGGCTCGTGCTTGTCAACCCGTGGTTTCGCGACCACCCCCAGGCACGGTACATGGCGCACAACAGCGAGGATATTCTCGACAGCGCCGAGGTTTTCTCGTCGCTCGGCGAGGCGGTGGGCTCATCGGTGCTCGTTGTGGGCACCACCCAGCGCCGCCGTCATGGGGTGCCGTTCATGAATCCGCGCCAGGCTGCGGCTGAGATACTCGAGAGCGCAGGTTCGGGGCCGGTTTCAATCCTGTTTGGCCGTGAGGACTGCGGTCTGCTCAATGACGAGCTGTCCTGCTGCCAGATCATATCGACGATACCCTCTTCGGAAGCGCAGCCGTCGCTCAATCTTGCCCAGGCGGTAATGGTTTATGCCTGTGAGATTTTTACGGCGCGATACCCCGGCGGCGGGTCACCGCAGGATTTTGCTCCGGCTGAGGAGATCGCGGCGCTCTACGATCATCTGAGAACATCGCTGACAACGCTCGGGCTGAAACAGTGGAATGACGGTGATAACTACATGAAATCGCTGCGGCGTGTTTTTTCGAGAACACGTCTCGAACGCCGCGATGTGGCCACTGTCCACAAACTATGCGGCGAAATCGACAAATATGCAATCCGGGTCAGGGAAGACATGAAAAAGGAGCAGGATCAGTGA